In Streptomyces sp. NBC_00878, a single window of DNA contains:
- a CDS encoding MerR family transcriptional regulator, which produces MSWSTREIAELAGTSLRAVRHYHEVGLLAEPERRVNGYKQYGVPHLVRLLRVKRLVDLGFSLNQIAETVDEGEHPGQALRTLDAELAATIERLQRARLELAALIDLRAPADLPMELTPGEATVLSETDRSLLLVMTRLMNGEQLQAYGALVRNLPAHPVNREFGELPADAGEHLRQDLVERMVPYLRRLRQDHPDLPDLYTDNPRGEKFVRETMETVLRELYNPAQLDVLHRTHVIVDEPTQPRPDHSDTGSR; this is translated from the coding sequence ATGAGCTGGAGTACTCGGGAGATCGCCGAGCTTGCCGGCACCAGTCTGCGGGCGGTACGGCATTACCACGAGGTCGGGCTGCTGGCGGAGCCCGAGCGTCGCGTCAACGGCTACAAGCAGTACGGCGTGCCGCACCTGGTCCGCCTGCTGCGGGTCAAGCGTCTGGTTGATCTCGGGTTCTCGCTGAACCAGATCGCGGAGACGGTGGACGAGGGTGAGCACCCCGGGCAGGCACTGCGCACGCTCGACGCGGAGCTGGCCGCGACCATCGAGCGGCTGCAGCGGGCCCGGCTCGAACTCGCGGCACTGATCGACCTGCGTGCCCCGGCCGACCTGCCTATGGAACTCACGCCCGGCGAAGCAACGGTGCTGTCCGAGACCGACCGCTCGCTCCTGCTGGTCATGACCCGGTTGATGAACGGGGAGCAGCTGCAGGCCTACGGTGCACTGGTGCGCAATCTGCCTGCTCACCCGGTCAATCGGGAGTTCGGCGAACTGCCCGCTGACGCAGGCGAGCACCTCCGCCAAGACCTCGTGGAGCGGATGGTGCCCTACCTGCGCCGGCTGCGGCAGGACCACCCGGACCTGCCCGATCTGTACACGGACAACCCGAGGGGGGAGAAATTCGTCCGAGAGACCATGGAGACGGTCCTGCGTGAGCTGTACAACCCGGCGCAGCTCGACGTTTTGCACCGGACCCACGTGATCGTGGACGAGCCCACCCAGCCTCGACCGGACCACTCGGACACCGGCTCGCGGTAA
- a CDS encoding SigE family RNA polymerase sigma factor encodes MGVRKQAGDREFQAFVVGRWPRLMRTAFLLTGEQHAAEDLAQSTLEQVYVAWHRVASADDPEAYVRRVMINAHARRYRRKLREFLVPRSEDAGLTHEVADTGDRIAQADDRHTLLKALAELPTRQREAVVLRYWEDLTETQTAEAMGCSVGTVKSNAAKGIAKLRAISGLAETVTQGGRK; translated from the coding sequence ATGGGGGTTCGAAAACAGGCCGGGGACAGAGAGTTCCAGGCCTTCGTCGTCGGCCGCTGGCCGCGGCTGATGCGCACGGCATTCCTGCTCACGGGGGAGCAGCACGCCGCGGAGGATCTGGCCCAGTCGACGCTGGAACAGGTCTATGTGGCCTGGCACAGGGTCGCCTCGGCCGACGACCCAGAGGCGTATGTACGACGAGTGATGATCAACGCGCATGCCCGCAGGTACCGCAGGAAACTGCGGGAGTTCCTGGTGCCCAGGAGCGAGGACGCGGGCCTGACACACGAGGTGGCCGACACCGGTGACCGGATCGCCCAGGCCGACGACCGCCACACGCTGCTGAAGGCGCTGGCCGAACTGCCGACACGGCAGCGGGAAGCAGTGGTCCTGCGCTACTGGGAGGACCTCACCGAGACACAGACGGCCGAGGCGATGGGCTGTTCGGTCGGCACGGTGAAGAGCAACGCAGCCAAGGGGATCGCGAAGCTGCGCGCCATATCGGGACTGGCGGAGACAGTGACGCAGGGAGGACGAAAGTGA
- a CDS encoding IS5 family transposase (programmed frameshift), with product MLSRGDLTDAEWAVLEPLLPRGNNRCGRWRDDRQVINGIIHRLSTACQWRKLPERSGPWQTIHERHALWPVDRTRERLLQHVQAVADASGDIDWNINVDSTSIRAHQHAAGAPTAPPSAPLGASKGASQRSVHMRAHMRLRLFLAEAEPAGEALGRSRGGLTTKIHLSADGRCRPLSLVVTPGRRADCTQFEPVMDKIRVPRLGVGRPRRLPGSVGADKAYSNSLIRSYLRRRGIRHVIPEKNDSKAARWHRASDGGRPPGFDKTRYKARNTVERAINKIKQFRAVATRYDKRGYVFLGTVTVAALLIWLRS from the exons ATGCTCAGCAGGGGGGATCTCACGGACGCCGAGTGGGCGGTGCTCGAACCGCTGTTGCCCAGGGGTAACAACCGGTGCGGCCGGTGGCGGGATGACCGACAGGTGATCAACGGGATCATCCACCGGCTCAGCACCGCCTGTCAGTGGCGCAAGCTGCCCGAACGCTCCGGCCCGTGGCAGACCATCCATGAACGCCATGCCCTGTGGCCGGTCGACCGCACCCGGGAACGACTGCTCCAGCACGTCCAAGCCGTCGCTGACGCATCGGGTGACATCGACTGGAACATCAACGTCGACTCCACCTCAATCCGGGCCCACCAGCACGCCGCTGGCGCGCCGACAGCTCCGCCATCAGCACCTCTGGGTGCTTCAAAAGGGGCCTCGCAAAGATCAGTTCACATGCGCGCGCACATGCGCCTACGCCTATTCCTGGCGGAGGCGGAAC CGGCAGGCGAAGCTCTCGGCCGCTCCCGCGGCGGACTGACCACGAAGATCCACCTGAGTGCGGACGGTAGATGCCGCCCGCTCTCGCTGGTCGTCACGCCCGGCCGACGGGCGGACTGCACGCAGTTCGAGCCCGTCATGGACAAGATCCGCGTTCCCCGGCTCGGCGTGGGCCGGCCACGGCGCCTTCCAGGCAGCGTCGGCGCCGACAAGGCATACAGCAACAGCCTCATCCGCTCCTACCTGCGTCGCCGCGGCATCCGACACGTGATCCCCGAGAAGAACGACTCCAAGGCCGCCCGCTGGCACAGGGCTTCAGACGGTGGCCGACCGCCCGGCTTCGACAAGACCCGATACAAAGCCAGGAACACCGTCGAGCGAGCGATCAACAAGATCAAACAGTTCCGAGCCGTCGCCACCCGCTATGACAAGCGCGGATACGTCTTCCTCGGCACCGTGACGGTCGCAGCGCTCCTCATCTGGCTCCGCTCATGA
- a CDS encoding transposase, which produces MMTLVVIPVEERCGGADLGKTDVKVCIRVPGTGKRARCEVRTFSTMNDGLLEVRDWLVENRIARIGMEATASYWKPLFYLLEATEGIEPWLLNSRHIKTVPGRKTDVKDCQWICKLVEHGLVRPSFVPPCDIRQLRDLTRYRTETVRDRARDVNRLAMFLEDTGIKLSSVVTDITGRSARAMLACSPSPAAARPARSPLPKGRNGHQLTYRPLTAGTPTSLAPAPTKCPQC; this is translated from the coding sequence ATGATGACCTTAGTAGTCATCCCGGTCGAAGAGCGGTGCGGGGGCGCCGACTTGGGCAAGACGGATGTCAAGGTGTGCATCCGGGTCCCGGGCACCGGCAAGCGCGCCCGTTGCGAGGTCCGTACGTTCTCCACGATGAACGACGGCCTGCTGGAGGTGCGGGACTGGCTGGTGGAGAACAGGATCGCCCGGATCGGCATGGAGGCGACGGCGTCGTACTGGAAGCCGCTGTTCTACCTGCTCGAGGCCACTGAGGGGATCGAGCCGTGGCTGCTGAACTCCCGGCACATCAAGACGGTTCCCGGTCGCAAGACCGACGTGAAGGATTGCCAGTGGATCTGCAAGCTGGTCGAACACGGCCTGGTCCGCCCCTCTTTCGTTCCGCCGTGTGACATCCGTCAGCTGCGGGACCTGACCCGGTATCGCACCGAGACTGTCCGGGACCGGGCCCGCGACGTGAATCGTCTCGCGATGTTCCTGGAGGACACCGGGATCAAGCTGTCCTCGGTCGTCACCGACATCACCGGCCGCTCGGCGCGGGCCATGCTGGCTTGTTCACCCAGCCCGGCGGCCGCGCGGCCAGCCCGCTCGCCCCTCCCGAAAGGGAGAAACGGACATCAACTCACGTACCGCCCCCTCACAGCAGGGACGCCGACATCGTTAGCCCCGGCGCCGACAAAGTGTCCGCAGTGCTGA
- a CDS encoding DUF3159 domain-containing protein produces the protein MQTTSPQEAATDMQAADQRKKKSALEQAGGTKGVIYSALPALVFVVANNAGGLKVGILAALLVALGIAVQRLMRKESIQPALGGVFGVAIAAGISWYTGSAKDFFLIGIWLSLVGAVAFVLSVVLRWPLAGLIWNSTTGKGTVWRADKRSRFYYDIATLVLAAIFGARFAVQQYLYQADEVGSLGFAKIAMGYPLLAVGFLAVAWAARASDKRLKAVGLLPAKRS, from the coding sequence ATGCAGACCACCAGTCCCCAGGAGGCGGCGACCGACATGCAGGCGGCAGACCAACGGAAGAAGAAGTCGGCGCTCGAACAGGCGGGCGGCACGAAGGGGGTCATCTACTCGGCGCTGCCCGCCCTGGTGTTCGTCGTCGCCAACAACGCCGGTGGACTCAAGGTGGGCATCCTCGCCGCCCTGCTCGTCGCCTTGGGCATCGCGGTGCAGCGGCTGATGCGTAAGGAGTCGATCCAGCCCGCGCTCGGCGGCGTGTTCGGCGTGGCGATCGCCGCCGGCATCTCCTGGTACACGGGATCCGCCAAGGACTTCTTCCTCATCGGCATCTGGCTGAGCCTGGTCGGCGCCGTCGCCTTCGTCCTCTCCGTGGTGCTGCGGTGGCCCCTGGCCGGCCTGATCTGGAACTCGACGACCGGCAAGGGCACCGTCTGGCGGGCGGACAAGCGTTCGCGGTTCTACTACGACATCGCCACCCTGGTGCTGGCCGCCATCTTCGGCGCCCGGTTCGCCGTCCAGCAGTACCTCTACCAGGCCGACGAGGTCGGCTCGCTGGGCTTCGCCAAGATCGCCATGGGCTACCCGCTCCTCGCCGTCGGCTTCCTGGCCGTCGCCTGGGCCGCCCGGGCTTCCGACAAGCGACTGAAGGCCGTGGGGCTGCTGCCCGCCAAGCGCAGCTGA
- a CDS encoding DUF6283 family protein: protein MSSSLRPPAQRPCESCPYRRDVPAGIWASEEYAKLRRYDAETPDQPAGLFQCHQADADSAVRRVCAGWAGCHEGEELLALRLAVLDGCIDAATYRTVVEYVSPVPLFPSGSEAAAHGGAGIAAPVKEARRLINKIARHATTWCSNGSWS from the coding sequence ATGTCCTCGTCACTTCGCCCCCCTGCGCAGCGCCCCTGCGAGAGCTGTCCTTATCGACGCGACGTACCCGCAGGGATCTGGGCCAGTGAGGAATACGCGAAGCTCCGGCGCTACGACGCCGAAACTCCAGACCAGCCCGCAGGGCTGTTCCAGTGCCATCAGGCCGATGCCGACAGTGCTGTCCGGCGTGTTTGTGCTGGCTGGGCTGGATGCCACGAGGGTGAGGAACTACTCGCCCTGCGGCTGGCGGTGCTCGACGGTTGCATCGACGCCGCCACGTACAGGACTGTGGTCGAGTACGTGTCGCCGGTGCCCCTGTTCCCTTCAGGCAGCGAAGCCGCTGCTCACGGTGGGGCGGGCATCGCTGCGCCAGTCAAGGAGGCCCGCCGCCTGATCAACAAGATTGCTCGGCACGCAACGACCTGGTGTAGTAACGGTTCTTGGTCATGA
- a CDS encoding GrpB family protein: MMNSSKPRRPDVTTVEIIGGPEALKVGLGSYDARWAEVYLHHRRRILDALAAVDVDVEHIGSTSVPGLAAKPIVDIVVAVADITAEEDYLDGLLAAGYELRVREPGHRLVRTPTRDVHVHIYERGDAAVHEYLLFRDHLRTNADDRALYESVKRALLSQQWNDMNDYADAKNDVILAIKTRARAARP; the protein is encoded by the coding sequence GTGATGAACAGCAGCAAGCCTCGTCGGCCGGACGTCACGACGGTCGAGATCATCGGTGGTCCAGAAGCGCTCAAGGTCGGCCTTGGCAGCTATGACGCCCGGTGGGCGGAGGTCTACCTGCATCACCGGCGTCGGATCCTTGACGCGTTGGCGGCAGTGGACGTCGATGTCGAGCACATTGGATCGACTTCGGTTCCAGGCCTTGCCGCCAAACCGATTGTGGACATCGTCGTCGCGGTGGCCGACATCACAGCAGAGGAGGACTACCTCGACGGGCTGTTGGCCGCAGGTTATGAACTGCGGGTTCGCGAGCCAGGACATCGGCTCGTGCGTACGCCGACTCGCGACGTTCACGTGCACATATATGAACGAGGGGACGCAGCGGTGCACGAGTACCTTCTCTTCCGTGACCACTTGCGCACCAATGCAGACGATCGCGCCCTGTACGAGAGTGTCAAACGAGCTCTGCTCAGCCAGCAGTGGAACGACATGAACGACTACGCCGACGCCAAGAACGACGTCATCCTCGCGATCAAGACTCGAGCCAGGGCAGCTCGCCCATGA
- a CDS encoding thioesterase family protein translates to MNTPDDQRLGIQIDVRVRQADLGRNGSASTIGMARWLEDARIRLRLHRFERLIGKGGFGPYQILLVGQRVNRLAPVGPTGTHVQVHTGVCRIGRSSFTFEQVIMVDGKHVGRGGATVVLADNSGPLQLPDELIADLDEMQLPETATSAAARPRPERLQRAHYSGWVTLRSRVGDVDSNQHVNFIALATWYDEAVATFTSHSIGTSGAGSVPDLPPSSYQIQYLGEVTYPGDYEIGLTVRSVDADSVHYELGIFHDSTCLSVADAVGPRGELTSEALKAAPTTD, encoded by the coding sequence ATGAACACTCCTGACGATCAGAGGCTCGGTATACAGATCGATGTCCGGGTGCGACAGGCCGATCTTGGTCGAAACGGCTCGGCAAGCACAATCGGCATGGCCCGCTGGCTGGAAGACGCCCGGATCCGGCTGCGGCTGCACCGCTTCGAGCGCCTCATCGGTAAGGGTGGTTTCGGGCCGTACCAGATCTTGCTCGTCGGCCAACGGGTCAACCGGCTTGCTCCGGTCGGCCCGACCGGTACCCACGTGCAAGTGCACACCGGCGTTTGCCGGATCGGGCGCTCCTCATTCACCTTCGAACAGGTGATCATGGTCGACGGCAAGCATGTGGGCAGGGGCGGCGCCACCGTCGTGCTGGCCGACAACTCGGGGCCGCTCCAGCTTCCGGACGAGCTGATCGCCGATCTCGACGAGATGCAGCTACCGGAGACAGCCACGTCGGCAGCTGCCCGTCCACGCCCTGAACGCCTGCAACGTGCCCACTACTCGGGCTGGGTCACGCTGCGTTCCCGGGTCGGTGACGTCGACTCCAATCAGCACGTCAACTTCATCGCATTGGCCACTTGGTACGACGAGGCCGTCGCCACCTTCACCTCGCACTCGATTGGGACAAGTGGTGCGGGCTCGGTGCCAGATCTGCCCCCTTCGTCATACCAGATCCAGTATCTCGGTGAGGTGACCTACCCGGGCGACTACGAGATCGGGCTCACGGTCCGCTCCGTCGACGCCGACTCCGTGCACTACGAACTCGGTATCTTCCACGACAGCACCTGCCTGAGCGTGGCCGACGCCGTCGGCCCACGCGGCGAACTGACCTCCGAAGCCCTGAAGGCGGCCCCGACGACGGACTGA